AACAGGGCCAGGGTAACCAGGCCGGTAATGAGATACATCAGGTTCATTTTTTACCCTCCATCATCCGCTCACAGAATACAATAAAGCCCCAGCTGAGCAGTACAAACAGGATGGTCAAACCAACGTAAAGGAGATCGGTCATATACTTGCCTCCATGAAGGACTGAATTACGACAAAATTATATTGACTTGGAAGTCAAAAAAAGAACAAGCCGGCCGGGGAGAAAGTCAAGAAACCATCAAAGACAGGGGCGCAGCCTCCATCGAAAGTAGGGTATGGGGCGGGTTATAATAAGTTGTCCGAGACAGCCAGGAAACGGAGAGCGAACGTGAAACGGTCCGAGATCAATGCCATCATGCAGAACGCCGACGACTTCATCCGCGGCCGCGGGTTCTATCTGCCCCCCTTCGCCTACTGGACGCCCGAGGATTGGTCGCAGAAGGGCGAGGAGGTGAGCGAGATCGTGGAAAACAACCTCGGCTGGGACATCACCGATTTCGGCAAAGGCGATTTCCGCAGCTTCGGCCTGTTCCTGTTCACCATCCGCAACGGCAATCCGACGAACTGGCAGACGAAGACCGGCAAGCTTTACGCCGAAAAGCTCATGATCGTGGAGGAAGGCCAGATCACACCCATGCACTTCCATTGGAGTAAAATGGAGGACATCATCAACCGCGGCGGCGGCAGACTGGCAATCCAACTTTATCATGCCTCACCGGACGAGGAGCTGGACAGCAAAAACGAGGTGCACGTATCCATCGACGGAACGCGGCGCGCGGTCAAAGCGGGTGGAGTCCTCAGGCTGGAAGCTGGGGAAAGCATCACTCTCGAGCAGCGCTGCTATCACAAATTCTGGGGCGAGGGACGGGTCCTGATCGGCGAGGTCTCGATGGTCAACGA
The DNA window shown above is from Terriglobales bacterium and carries:
- the kdpF gene encoding K(+)-transporting ATPase subunit F; translation: MNLMYLITGLVTLALFIYLVIALLKPEWFE
- a CDS encoding D-lyxose/D-mannose family sugar isomerase, which codes for MKRSEINAIMQNADDFIRGRGFYLPPFAYWTPEDWSQKGEEVSEIVENNLGWDITDFGKGDFRSFGLFLFTIRNGNPTNWQTKTGKLYAEKLMIVEEGQITPMHFHWSKMEDIINRGGGRLAIQLYHASPDEELDSKNEVHVSIDGTRRAVKAGGVLRLEAGESITLEQRCYHKFWGEGRVLIGEVSMVN